A region of Anopheles merus strain MAF chromosome 2R, AmerM5.1, whole genome shotgun sequence DNA encodes the following proteins:
- the LOC121599907 gene encoding serine/threonine-protein phosphatase 2A 56 kDa regulatory subunit epsilon isoform has product MSSGTFVDRIDPFAKRSLKKKSKKSQGSSRYRNSQDVELQQLPPLKVDCSSLEQEELFIRKLRQCCVSFDFMDPLSDLKGKEIKRAALNDLSAYITHGRGVLTENVYPEIIKMISVNLFRTLPPSENPDFDPEEDDPTLEASWPHLQLVYEVFLRFLESADFQATFGKKVIDQKFVLQLLELFDSEDPRERDFLKTVLHRIYGKFLGLRAFIRKQINNIFLRFIYETEHFNGVGELLEILGSIINGFALPLKAEHKQFLVKVLLPLHKVKVLSLYHAQLAYCVVQFLEKDASLTEPVVRGLLKFWPKTCSQKEVMFLGEIEEILDVIEPPQFVKIQEPLFRQIAKCVSSPHFQVAERALYFWNNEYAMSLIEDNNAVIMPIMFPALYRISKEHWNQTIVALVYNVLKTFMEMNSKLFDELTASYKAERQKEKRREREREELWKRLNELEISSRAPNKDQNLLTNQSAGGLIQDANSLGAGGAQLNPNQLSSPTATSTSSSSPSSANSTGNNNNSTASGIGTAQPPGSSGAGSALSGAASQQNASAVDAATALNK; this is encoded by the exons ATGTCGTCTGGAACGTTCGTAGATCGAATCGATCCGTTCGCCAAACGTTCGCTcaagaagaaaagcaaaaaatctcAGGGCTCATCGCGGTACAGGAATTCACAGGATGTGGAGCTGCAACAGTTACCCCCACTCAAAG TTGATTGTTCCAGTTTAGAACAGGAGGAGCTGTTCATTCGCAAGCTACGACAATGCTGCGTGTCGTTCGATTTTATGGATCCCCTCTCGGACCTGAAGGGAAAGGAAATCAAGCGAGCAGCCCTAAACGATCTTTCAGCCTACATCACACACGGCCGTGGCGTACTGACGGAAAATGTCTATCCGGAGATTATCAAAATG ATATCGGTAAATTTATTTCGTACCCTGCCGCCCAGCGAAAATCCTGACTTTGATCCGGAGGAGGACGATCCCACCTTAGAAGCTTCCTGGCCCCATCTGCAGCTAGTGTACGAAGTATTTCTTCGGTTTCTCGAATCAGCCGACTTCCAAGCGACGTTCGGAAAGAAAGTGATCGACCAGAAGTTTGTACTACAG CTATTGGAACTGTTCGACTCCGAAGATCCGCGAGAGCGTGACTTTCTAAAAACTGTGCTGCATCGTATATATGGAAAATTTCTAGGATTACGTGCGTTTATTCGTAAGCAAATTAATAATATATTCCTACGTTTTATATACGAAACGGAACATTTCAATGGCGTCGGCGAGTTGCTGGAAATTTTGGGAAG CATAATCAATGGATTCGCTCTGCCGTTGAAGGCGGAACACAAGCAGTTTCTGGTGAAGGTTCTGTTGCCATTACACAAGGTGAAAGTGCTGTCCCTCTACCATGCCCAGCTCGCTTACTGCGTGGTGCAGTTCCTCGAGAAGGATGCCTCGTTGACGGAACCGGTCGTGCGGGGTTTACTAAAATTCTGGCCAAAGACGTGCTCGCAGAAGGAGGTGATGTTTCTTGGCGAAATCGAAGAAATATTGGACGTGATCGAGCCACCGCAGTTCGTTAAAATACAGGAACCGCTGTTTCGACAGATCGCCAAGTGCGTGTCCAGTCCACACTTTCAG GTCGCCGAGCGAGCACTCTACTTCTGGAATAACGAGTACGCAATGTCATTGATCGAGGACAACAATGCCGTTATAATGCCAATTATGTTCCCGGCACTCTACCGGATCAGCAAAGAACACTGGAACCAGACAATCGTTGCTCTAGTGTACAATGTGCTGAAAACATTCATGGAAATGAACTCGAAGTTGTTTGACGAGCTAACAGCCAGCTACAAAGCAGAGCGGCAAAA AGAGAAGCGGCGAGAGCGGGAGCGGGAAGAGCTGTGGAAGCGACTGAACGAGTTGGAAATATCGTCCCGTGCGCCAAACAAGGATCAAAATCTGCTCACCAATCAATCGGCAGGGGGACTAATACAGGACGCCAATTCGCTCGGCGCTGGCGGCGCACAGCTAAATCCAAACCAGCTTTCATCGCCCACCGCTACATCCACATCATCCTCGTCGCCCTCGTCGGCAAACTCGACtggcaataacaataatagcACCGCCTCCGGCATCGGAACCGCTCAGCCACCGGGATCGTCCGGTGCCGGGTCGGCGCTTTCCGGCGCCGCATCTCAGCAGAATGCTTCGGCGGTCGATGCGGCTACCGCATTAAACAAGTGA